Within Patescibacteria group bacterium, the genomic segment TGACAGTGCAAGAGCATGAGATCGTCGCCCTTATCGGTCCATCTGGATGCGGAAAGTCCACCCTCTTGCGTGCAACAGTCGGCATTGTGCCTGGCATGGTGCCGACTGCTCACTTAGAAGGCGGGATTGACCTCTTTGGAAAATCGCCGATCGAACGCCACAACGGCGAGGTCGATATGGTTTTCCAAGAGTCTTGTCTCCTGCCCTGGAGAACAACCCAAGCCAATATCAGGTTGGGTTTGGAAATTCTTGGCAGGAATGCAAATAACGGCACTTTACCGACCATCCTGGAAGCCATTGGGCTGACAGACTTTGCCAATTGTAAACCCCGCGCGCTATCAGGTGGTATGCGCCAACGCGCCAGCTTGGCCACATCACTTGTGACTCACCCAAAACTCTTACTCATGGATGAGCCTTTTGCCAACCTCGACTCCTTAACCAGAGAACAGATGTGGCAACTCGTAGAGCATCTACATTTGGATGATAAAATCCAAGCCGCATTGTTGGTAACCCACTCCATTGAAGAGGCTGTTGCTTTGGCTGATCGGGTACTGGTAATGAGTGAGCGACCCGGTCAAATCATCGGTGAAGTGGTTGTAAGACTTCCTCGTCCTCGGATCACTCCAGAGGGGTTGTTGGTCGAAGGCTTTGGGGCGGTAGCCAACCAAGTCCGTCGTTTCATCCGCCACGGAGGTGAAGTATGAAAAGGTCACAATGGCTGGTACCGCTGGTGACCCTCACCTTCCTGCTTGTGGCCTGCGAAGTGTCACTGACGCTGGCGCGAGTATCAACCTTCATTTTCCCCAAGCCAACGCTGATCGTCAAAGCGTTGGTTGAAAACTGGGGTTGGATCGTTGCCAACTTGCAAGTCACAGCCATGGAAGCAGTTGTCGGTTTCGCCCTTAGTATTGTGCTTGGGATAACACTGTCGACGGTTTGTCTGTTTGTCCCGCAAGCCGAGAACCTCGTCGTGCCTTTCGCCATCGCCATTCGCAATGTGCCGTTTGTTGCTTTGGCGCCGATTCTCTTCATGACGATGGGATATGGTCCCTGGCCCAAGATCATCATCGTTATGATCGTTAGTTTCTTTCCAATCATGACCAATCTTACGGCTGGATTTGCAAGCGCAGAAGTCGCTCAAAAGGAAAGATTCTTTGTATGGCGAGCGACCCGTTGGCAGATGTTTGTCAAGCTTCAACTGCCTTCGGCTATCCCGTATTTTGTGGCAGGGTTGGAAATCGCGGTTAGTAACATCATCATTGCCGCGATCGTTGGCGAATTGATGGGAACGACCAAGGGCTTAGGATTGGTCATTATTATGGCCGTGTCCCAGTACCGGTTTCCTTTGCTGATGGCAACCGTAGTGGTTACGACAGCACTGTCAATTGTGACTACATGGTTGCTACGCCAGGCAATGCGAATTGCCTTTTCACCTTGGAATTAAGGAGAGTACACCGTGGACTACCAATCAATCCTGGATGTTTGTAGAAGTCAGTTTGAGGCTGATGCGGCGCGAACCGCATCTGTCGGAGGTTCCGGTACCCTTGCACTGGACAAGCGTGGAGGCATCGGTTTTCCCGAGGCCCTCACTTGTGTTTGCAACGATCGGATTCTTCGATTCGAAGAGGTGTCAACGCCATTTGGGGATGTTCCGATGGTCAAACTCTTCGCAGTCAACGGCCAACCGGTCGTGCGGATTCCGATGCACGGT encodes:
- a CDS encoding ABC transporter permease subunit, which produces MKRSQWLVPLVTLTFLLVACEVSLTLARVSTFIFPKPTLIVKALVENWGWIVANLQVTAMEAVVGFALSIVLGITLSTVCLFVPQAENLVVPFAIAIRNVPFVALAPILFMTMGYGPWPKIIIVMIVSFFPIMTNLTAGFASAEVAQKERFFVWRATRWQMFVKLQLPSAIPYFVAGLEIAVSNIIIAAIVGELMGTTKGLGLVIIMAVSQYRFPLLMATVVVTTALSIVTTWLLRQAMRIAFSPWN
- a CDS encoding ABC transporter ATP-binding protein translates to MEGEMNALGIQDLTVRFGNLIALSQVSLTVQEHEIVALIGPSGCGKSTLLRATVGIVPGMVPTAHLEGGIDLFGKSPIERHNGEVDMVFQESCLLPWRTTQANIRLGLEILGRNANNGTLPTILEAIGLTDFANCKPRALSGGMRQRASLATSLVTHPKLLLMDEPFANLDSLTREQMWQLVEHLHLDDKIQAALLVTHSIEEAVALADRVLVMSERPGQIIGEVVVRLPRPRITPEGLLVEGFGAVANQVRRFIRHGGEV